From the Halorhabdus utahensis DSM 12940 genome, one window contains:
- a CDS encoding DUF7541 family protein codes for MSQHSNVEAPSRRASPWPLFVALGFALSELGVFIGLYPVAVGGILLLGASVAGILRESGYTADLWRPLAGLGVGFAVIGGAVLATQVGPAGLDVLALTEDPNGVVGRGLSIVGAGGILVAVGLTGALLE; via the coding sequence ATGAGCCAACACTCCAACGTGGAGGCCCCCAGCCGGCGTGCCAGTCCGTGGCCGCTGTTCGTCGCACTCGGGTTCGCACTGTCGGAACTCGGCGTGTTCATCGGCCTCTATCCGGTCGCAGTCGGTGGCATCCTCCTCCTCGGGGCGAGTGTCGCCGGCATCCTCCGTGAGTCGGGCTACACGGCCGACCTCTGGCGACCGCTCGCTGGACTCGGCGTCGGATTCGCCGTGATCGGGGGCGCAGTCCTCGCCACGCAGGTAGGTCCGGCTGGTCTCGACGTACTCGCCCTCACGGAAGACCCGAACGGCGTCGTCGGGCGTGGGTTGTCGATCGTAGGAGCCGGCGGGATTCTGGTTGCCGTCGGGCTCACAGGCGCGCTGCTGGAGTGA
- the ctaD gene encoding cytochrome c oxidase subunit I — protein sequence MAGEQLALTVLMGILLVGVAAFLTRIEDWRSYASPTASGGTVSETGYGHREKPAGVLRWLTTVDHKDIGLLYGLFALIALAVGGLAVMVMRLELVTPSSNIVSASFYNALLTSHGITMLFLFGTPIIAAFGNYFIPLLIGADDMAFPRINAIAFWLLPPGALLIWSGFLIPGIAPSQASWTMYAPLSVEQPHLGTDMMLLGLHLTGVSATMGAINFIVTIFTERGDDVSWANLDIFSWTMLTQSGIILFAFPLLGSALIMLLLDRNLGTLFFAVDGGNPILWQHLFWFFGHPEVYILVLPPMGLISYIIPRFSGRKLFGFKFVVYSTLAIGVLSFGVWAHHMFATGIDPRLRASFMAVSLAIAIPSAVKTFNWITTMWNGRIRLTTPMLFCIGFVANFIIGGVTGVFLASIPIDLILTDTYYVVGHFHYVIMGAIAFAVFAGVYYWFPIYTGRMYQRTLGKWHFWLTMIGTNVTFFAMILLGYVGLPRRLATYNAITVGPIDVITLLHQAATVGALILFVGQLVFVWNILQSWLDGPKLTDGDPWDLKDDGLFTREFAWNEDRITADETEADADLWADGGESDETQ from the coding sequence ATGGCAGGCGAACAGCTCGCATTGACGGTCTTGATGGGAATTTTGCTGGTCGGGGTTGCGGCGTTTCTCACGCGTATCGAAGACTGGCGGAGCTACGCGTCACCGACGGCCAGTGGCGGGACCGTCAGCGAGACAGGATACGGCCACCGGGAGAAGCCCGCCGGGGTGCTCCGGTGGCTCACGACAGTCGATCACAAGGACATCGGATTGCTCTACGGGCTCTTTGCACTGATTGCGCTCGCGGTCGGTGGCCTGGCCGTCATGGTCATGCGGCTCGAACTGGTCACTCCGTCTTCGAACATCGTGAGTGCGAGCTTCTACAACGCGTTGCTCACGAGCCACGGCATCACAATGTTGTTCCTCTTCGGAACGCCGATCATCGCGGCCTTCGGGAACTACTTCATCCCGCTACTGATCGGGGCTGACGACATGGCCTTCCCCCGGATCAACGCGATCGCGTTCTGGCTGTTGCCGCCGGGCGCGTTACTCATCTGGAGTGGCTTTCTCATCCCGGGGATCGCCCCCTCCCAGGCGTCCTGGACGATGTACGCGCCGCTGTCGGTCGAACAGCCCCATCTCGGGACGGACATGATGTTGCTGGGACTCCATCTGACGGGCGTCTCGGCGACGATGGGGGCGATCAACTTCATCGTCACAATCTTCACCGAACGCGGTGATGACGTCTCCTGGGCGAACTTAGACATCTTCTCCTGGACGATGCTCACCCAGTCGGGGATCATCCTCTTCGCGTTCCCGCTGCTGGGCAGCGCACTCATCATGTTGCTGCTCGATCGGAACCTCGGGACGCTGTTCTTCGCCGTCGACGGCGGGAACCCGATACTGTGGCAACATCTGTTCTGGTTCTTCGGCCATCCGGAGGTGTACATACTGGTGTTGCCACCGATGGGGCTGATAAGCTACATCATCCCGCGGTTCTCGGGTCGGAAGCTGTTCGGGTTCAAGTTCGTCGTCTACTCGACGCTGGCGATCGGCGTGCTCTCCTTCGGCGTCTGGGCCCACCACATGTTCGCGACGGGGATCGACCCGCGACTCCGGGCGAGTTTCATGGCCGTCTCCTTGGCGATCGCGATACCGAGCGCAGTCAAGACGTTCAACTGGATCACGACGATGTGGAACGGCCGCATCAGGCTAACTACCCCGATGCTGTTCTGCATCGGATTCGTGGCAAACTTCATCATCGGCGGCGTGACTGGCGTGTTCCTGGCGTCGATCCCGATCGACCTGATCCTGACGGACACTTACTACGTCGTCGGGCACTTCCATTACGTGATCATGGGGGCGATCGCCTTCGCGGTGTTCGCCGGCGTCTACTACTGGTTCCCCATTTACACTGGGCGGATGTACCAGCGCACGCTGGGCAAGTGGCACTTCTGGCTGACCATGATCGGCACGAACGTGACGTTCTTCGCCATGATCCTGCTGGGCTACGTCGGCCTGCCGCGCAGACTTGCAACCTACAACGCCATCACCGTCGGCCCGATCGACGTCATCACGCTCCTCCACCAGGCCGCCACCGTCGGCGCACTGATCCTGTTCGTGGGGCAACTCGTCTTCGTCTGGAACATTCTCCAGTCGTGGCTCGACGGCCCGAAACTCACCGACGGCGACCCGTGGGATCTCAAGGACGACGGCCTGTTCACCCGTGAGTTTGCCTGGAACGAGGATCGAATCACTGCGGACGAGACGGAAGCAGACGCCGATCTATGGGCCGACGGCGGCGAATCTGACGAGACCCAATAG
- a CDS encoding DUF7523 family protein: MTLAARAREAARAHPFVHEGLRAGVINYSAAARLLDVGDEEAVAAALRRYAAELPERDIPDGSPRVTMHSGLGAVEHGDGGLLTVGETTYAENAGSLTGVAATGTIDARSLVRVLARLDAEDVAVEAAAVADGYLVLVVDRRDGPDVVRFVEAMI; encoded by the coding sequence ATGACGCTGGCAGCGAGAGCCCGCGAAGCCGCCCGCGCCCACCCGTTCGTCCACGAAGGCCTGCGTGCAGGCGTGATCAACTACTCCGCCGCCGCGCGGCTGCTCGACGTCGGTGACGAGGAAGCGGTTGCCGCTGCGCTTCGGCGATACGCCGCGGAACTCCCCGAACGTGATATCCCGGATGGGTCCCCACGGGTCACGATGCACAGCGGGCTGGGCGCTGTAGAGCACGGCGACGGCGGGTTACTCACAGTCGGCGAGACGACGTATGCCGAGAACGCCGGGTCGCTGACCGGCGTGGCGGCCACCGGCACCATCGACGCACGATCACTGGTTCGGGTGCTCGCCCGACTCGACGCCGAGGACGTCGCCGTCGAGGCTGCCGCCGTCGCCGACGGGTATCTCGTCCTCGTCGTCGATCGCCGTGACGGGCCGGACGTGGTCCGGTTCGTCGAAGCGATGATCTGA
- a CDS encoding DUF7527 domain-containing protein, with translation MTTRAIERVDQWETRSFTGGYRGLHELAEAEFSGVVRAGAATLCMLNGTVIGVLDGSIEDFEAAEGTAYAAPTPALPLLVVMQERSDEVRAKYYTEDTPLSKVDETLADGKFTGFVELSENVLSGDYYAVYHAGRSMSVAFVGERGELLRDEEAFERADDEVGIYEVRPVDIDVIEVPDVAPESDDSPSSDLAAGGGVGGDEVDASTEDPPVVDDETDETDGTDETDETDETTREVESTLAEREDDDVAAETTGQDGAVDDTGHEAPADTESDAAAEADSDTESAGTDTDAPPQPADTATDGASDTADSSRPDRQTAGERQSSPPEADSARTREADTDQTAEGTQAEVEQTESTDDPERSGNSDRSGASSTTESRSIRSQQADRQRTDTTASNHPGAAAARQTQTTSSVAAGTPSDLEIRTIPSLDPDKSWGTDENGPKASAAPVPPVDTGHAGSASQDTVDHRRERNESTAHSQSDISEQSESEESPRQGTATTQSPSGSDAETDNQPSTRTQNEPNQTDGQVRELKAQIEEREARIEDLEDRVETTEANRDELKAERDELQAERDELREELSDVRAELESLREERDSLEANLEELDVNADTVTHRMSRQEAIEGTNLFVRYDSKSAPTLAAARESGASQSDVKENLSVEYHTQFEVEGAHVEGQPFEQFLRDTMEHRYVTWVVEELLFEIRDTGHREAMADLYDALPHIDRVELNGSVGVEYDEDGQTKRSQESFDVVFRDRMGNPLVVANLNDSRQAATENQMNSLVTAATRVGETSDSLAGAMFVTSSFFEPAALETTAEATGGGLLSRDKRESFVKLSRKQGYHLCLAEARDDQFHMAVPEL, from the coding sequence ATGACTACACGTGCAATCGAGCGCGTCGACCAGTGGGAGACGCGCTCGTTTACCGGGGGCTATCGCGGCCTGCACGAACTCGCCGAGGCGGAATTCTCGGGCGTCGTGCGCGCGGGAGCGGCCACGTTGTGTATGCTAAATGGAACCGTCATTGGCGTTCTTGACGGCTCGATCGAGGACTTCGAGGCGGCGGAGGGTACCGCCTACGCCGCGCCGACACCGGCGCTGCCGCTTCTGGTCGTGATGCAGGAGCGAAGCGACGAGGTCCGGGCGAAGTACTACACGGAAGATACGCCGTTGTCAAAAGTCGATGAGACGCTCGCTGACGGCAAGTTCACGGGTTTCGTCGAACTCTCGGAGAACGTCCTCAGCGGGGACTACTACGCTGTCTATCACGCCGGCCGCTCGATGAGCGTCGCGTTTGTCGGCGAGCGCGGAGAACTGCTTCGCGACGAGGAGGCGTTCGAGCGAGCCGACGACGAAGTCGGGATCTACGAGGTCCGACCGGTCGACATCGACGTCATCGAGGTGCCCGATGTAGCGCCCGAATCAGACGACTCGCCGTCGAGCGATCTTGCGGCCGGCGGTGGCGTCGGTGGTGACGAAGTCGACGCGTCCACCGAAGACCCACCCGTGGTAGACGACGAGACGGACGAGACGGACGGGACGGACGAGACGGACGAGACGGACGAGACGACGCGAGAGGTGGAATCCACGCTTGCCGAGCGTGAAGACGATGACGTAGCTGCTGAGACAACCGGCCAGGACGGCGCTGTGGATGACACTGGCCACGAAGCACCAGCCGATACTGAGAGCGACGCGGCCGCTGAGGCCGACAGTGATACCGAATCAGCCGGTACTGACACGGATGCACCACCGCAACCGGCCGACACTGCCACTGACGGTGCTTCGGACACGGCGGACTCGTCGCGCCCTGACCGACAGACTGCGGGCGAGCGACAGTCCTCACCACCGGAGGCTGATTCGGCACGGACGCGGGAGGCTGACACTGATCAGACTGCTGAGGGGACACAAGCAGAGGTCGAACAAACGGAGTCAACTGACGACCCAGAGCGATCGGGAAACAGCGACCGTTCCGGGGCGTCATCAACGACCGAGTCTCGTTCCATTCGGAGCCAACAGGCGGACCGACAGCGGACTGATACAACTGCGTCGAACCACCCTGGAGCGGCGGCTGCCAGGCAAACGCAAACAACGTCGAGTGTTGCTGCCGGGACACCCTCCGACCTCGAGATTCGAACGATACCCTCGCTTGATCCGGACAAATCCTGGGGCACAGACGAGAATGGACCCAAGGCCAGTGCTGCACCGGTTCCGCCTGTCGATACTGGTCACGCCGGGTCGGCTTCCCAGGACACGGTGGATCATCGTCGGGAGCGAAACGAGTCGACCGCACACTCTCAAAGCGATATTTCGGAGCAATCGGAGTCGGAGGAGTCTCCGCGACAAGGCACGGCCACCACGCAGTCCCCGAGCGGATCGGACGCCGAGACGGACAACCAACCGTCCACCCGAACCCAAAACGAGCCCAACCAGACCGATGGCCAGGTGCGTGAACTCAAGGCACAAATCGAGGAGCGTGAGGCCCGCATCGAGGACCTCGAAGATCGCGTCGAGACGACCGAAGCCAATCGTGACGAACTCAAGGCCGAACGTGACGAGTTACAGGCCGAACGTGACGAACTGCGGGAAGAACTCTCGGACGTTCGAGCCGAACTCGAGTCCCTCAGAGAGGAGCGCGACAGCCTCGAAGCGAACCTAGAGGAACTCGACGTAAACGCCGACACTGTCACACACCGGATGAGCCGCCAGGAGGCGATCGAAGGGACGAACCTCTTCGTTCGATACGATTCGAAGAGCGCGCCCACGCTTGCGGCCGCTCGCGAGTCCGGAGCAAGTCAGTCCGATGTCAAAGAGAACCTCTCGGTCGAGTACCACACCCAGTTCGAAGTCGAGGGGGCCCACGTCGAGGGCCAGCCCTTCGAACAATTTCTGCGCGACACGATGGAACACCGGTACGTCACCTGGGTTGTCGAGGAACTCCTCTTCGAGATCCGCGACACCGGCCACCGCGAGGCGATGGCCGATCTCTACGACGCGTTGCCCCACATCGATCGTGTCGAACTCAATGGCTCGGTCGGCGTCGAATACGACGAGGACGGACAGACCAAACGCTCTCAGGAGTCTTTCGACGTCGTCTTTCGCGACCGGATGGGGAATCCGCTCGTCGTCGCGAACCTGAACGATTCGCGACAGGCGGCGACCGAGAACCAGATGAACTCGCTGGTCACGGCTGCGACACGGGTCGGTGAAACGAGCGATTCGCTCGCGGGGGCGATGTTCGTCACCTCGAGTTTCTTCGAACCGGCTGCCCTGGAAACGACTGCCGAGGCGACCGGCGGTGGCCTACTCAGCCGGGACAAACGGGAGAGTTTCGTCAAACTCTCGCGAAAACAGGGCTATCACCTCTGTCTCGCCGAAGCACGTGACGATCAGTTCCACATGGCCGTCCCTGAACTGTGA
- a CDS encoding DUF6684 family protein gives MQLGELDRETVLDLTVNAIPLGILTFFFVAFVVASPFGWNSVASGLQLAIVGSMIVLLGVLSYYAGRAVSRAEADGEPEEPPGVVPETRE, from the coding sequence ATGCAACTCGGAGAGCTCGATCGCGAGACAGTTCTCGATCTGACGGTCAATGCGATACCGCTCGGCATCTTGACGTTCTTTTTCGTCGCGTTCGTCGTCGCCAGCCCGTTCGGCTGGAACAGCGTCGCCTCCGGCCTCCAGCTCGCGATCGTCGGGTCGATGATCGTCCTGCTGGGCGTACTGTCGTACTACGCCGGCCGGGCCGTCTCGCGGGCCGAGGCCGACGGCGAACCCGAGGAACCGCCGGGCGTCGTGCCCGAAACCCGCGAGTGA
- a CDS encoding Gfo/Idh/MocA family protein has product MTYDVAVVGTGAEPENPTTDSWSMAYRHAEAYERNDETRLVAAADRHSDRVEAFAETFDLPEDGRFSDAIELFDAVDPDVVSLTVPPEAHADLTVAAARRGVEAIHCEKPMAATWAGAQRMAQAAWRADTQLTFHRMRRFGRPFRAATELLDAGEIGDLQRVEIGWDDFYDTGAHSIDLAGMFAGEPQAEWVLAQLDYREEDVRFGMHQENQMLAQWTYDNGVDGLLSTGDRSDLVGAAFHLVGNDGEIRIDADDGPMLEVRRAGSGTWETVDVDGETLHHAGTGEYEYGNAYHQRAIDDVIDAVGSDRESELRARHGLNTAEIIFGGYESVRRRGRVDFPLTIDDNPFEAMVAAGEVGPDSET; this is encoded by the coding sequence ATGACCTACGACGTCGCCGTCGTCGGAACGGGTGCGGAACCCGAGAACCCGACAACGGACAGCTGGTCGATGGCGTATCGCCACGCGGAAGCCTACGAACGTAACGACGAGACACGGCTGGTTGCCGCGGCCGACCGGCACTCCGATCGCGTCGAAGCATTCGCGGAGACGTTCGACCTGCCTGAGGACGGCCGGTTCTCGGACGCGATCGAGCTGTTCGACGCCGTCGATCCCGACGTGGTGAGTCTGACGGTCCCGCCCGAGGCTCACGCAGACCTCACGGTGGCCGCTGCCCGTCGCGGCGTCGAGGCGATCCACTGTGAGAAGCCGATGGCAGCCACGTGGGCCGGCGCACAACGGATGGCACAGGCAGCCTGGCGGGCCGACACCCAGTTGACGTTCCACCGAATGCGTCGCTTCGGCCGGCCGTTTCGGGCCGCGACGGAACTACTCGACGCGGGTGAGATCGGCGACCTCCAGCGGGTCGAGATCGGGTGGGACGACTTCTATGACACCGGCGCACACAGCATCGACCTCGCGGGGATGTTCGCCGGCGAGCCCCAGGCAGAGTGGGTCCTCGCACAACTCGATTACCGCGAGGAAGATGTCCGCTTCGGGATGCACCAGGAGAACCAGATGCTCGCCCAGTGGACGTACGACAACGGCGTCGATGGGCTCCTTTCGACGGGCGATCGATCCGACCTGGTCGGGGCCGCGTTTCACCTCGTCGGCAACGATGGCGAAATCCGAATCGACGCCGACGACGGCCCGATGCTTGAAGTCCGGCGAGCCGGCTCAGGGACGTGGGAGACGGTCGACGTCGACGGCGAGACGCTCCATCACGCCGGAACGGGTGAGTACGAATACGGAAACGCCTATCACCAACGAGCGATCGACGACGTGATCGACGCCGTCGGGAGCGACCGCGAGTCCGAACTTCGGGCGCGTCATGGGCTGAACACCGCCGAGATAATTTTCGGCGGGTATGAATCAGTTCGCCGGCGTGGGCGCGTCGACTTCCCGCTGACGATCGACGACAATCCGTTCGAGGCGATGGTGGCGGCGGGCGAGGTCGGCCCCGACAGCGAAACGTAG
- a CDS encoding DUF7524 family protein: MVDPLPVHVNREELHDIAVPTSFETTGTFDVRLVNHGQPLHVHLHLDDDLSTVASLEATNHYVDGESERRVTVSVRDGATIRGKLKVVSGYGAQTRYVDVIVTEPDEEEDSVRVDESLAEPQPVAADQTEGLVADGPAVPVAALAIGALVVTAGIAFALQAFVVGLGALVVLAGVIVALYVLFVE, encoded by the coding sequence GTGGTAGACCCGCTCCCCGTCCACGTCAACCGCGAGGAACTTCACGACATAGCGGTGCCCACGTCCTTCGAAACCACCGGCACGTTCGACGTTCGACTCGTCAATCACGGCCAGCCACTGCACGTCCACCTTCATCTCGACGACGACCTCTCGACCGTCGCAAGCCTGGAGGCGACCAATCACTACGTCGACGGCGAGAGCGAACGGCGCGTCACGGTCTCGGTCCGGGACGGTGCGACCATCCGGGGCAAGCTCAAGGTCGTCAGCGGCTACGGTGCCCAGACGCGCTACGTCGACGTGATCGTAACCGAACCCGACGAGGAGGAAGACTCCGTTCGGGTCGACGAATCGCTTGCCGAACCCCAGCCTGTCGCCGCGGACCAGACCGAGGGGCTCGTTGCCGACGGGCCGGCCGTGCCGGTCGCTGCCCTCGCTATCGGTGCCCTCGTCGTCACCGCCGGGATCGCATTTGCTCTCCAGGCGTTCGTCGTCGGTCTCGGTGCGCTCGTGGTTCTGGCCGGCGTGATCGTCGCACTGTACGTCCTTTTCGTCGAGTGA
- a CDS encoding methytransferase partner Trm112, translated as MQEDLMDIICCPLDKHDLELDVEEREDGEIVAGTLTCTECGETYPIEDGIPNLLPPDMREDAPA; from the coding sequence ATGCAAGAAGACCTGATGGACATTATCTGCTGTCCGCTCGACAAACACGATCTCGAACTCGACGTCGAGGAACGCGAGGACGGGGAAATCGTCGCCGGGACGCTGACGTGTACCGAGTGCGGCGAGACGTACCCGATCGAGGACGGCATTCCCAACCTGCTCCCGCCGGACATGCGCGAGGACGCACCGGCCTAG
- a CDS encoding adenylosuccinate synthase has translation MTVTIVGSQLGDEGKGRVVDLYSDEADVVVRYQGGDNAGHTVCHSGEEYKLSLVPSGAIRGKVGVLGNGCVINPRTLFDELQMLRDRDLDPDVRVAERAHVIMPFHRVLDGIEEDVKSEDDQEVGTTGRGIGPTYEDKAGRRGVRIGDLLDPGVLRDRLEYVVPQKRAIAEDVYGLDVDNVEEYPSAFDIDALFEEFNEYGRRIEREDMAVNAGAFLSEARASGKSLMLEGAQGTIIDIDHGNYPFVTSSNPTAGGATVGTGLSPGVIGDGEVVGIVKAYLTRVGSGPLPTELGGVPGDTPGYDGDPENPRTEAEELATYIRDAGDEYGTVTGRPRRVGWLDMPMLRHATRASGFTGLAVNHVDTLAGLDELEVAEAYELDGERLETMPPTTERWADCEPVFRTFDGWGEQDWEAVAAEGYDALPADARTYLEYMSDELDVPIYAIGVGPSREDTIVRETPY, from the coding sequence ATGACCGTTACGATCGTTGGGTCACAGCTCGGCGACGAGGGAAAGGGCCGGGTCGTCGACCTCTACAGCGACGAAGCCGACGTCGTCGTCCGGTATCAAGGCGGCGACAACGCCGGTCACACGGTGTGTCACAGCGGGGAAGAGTACAAGCTGTCACTGGTGCCAAGCGGCGCGATCCGGGGGAAAGTGGGCGTCCTCGGGAACGGGTGCGTGATCAATCCACGGACCCTGTTCGACGAACTACAGATGCTCCGGGACCGGGATCTCGACCCCGACGTGCGCGTTGCCGAGCGTGCACACGTGATCATGCCGTTCCACCGCGTCCTCGACGGGATCGAGGAGGACGTCAAAAGCGAGGACGACCAGGAGGTCGGCACCACCGGTCGTGGGATCGGTCCGACCTACGAGGACAAAGCCGGCCGTCGTGGCGTCCGAATCGGCGACCTGCTCGACCCCGGTGTCCTGCGGGATCGACTCGAATACGTCGTTCCCCAGAAGCGTGCGATCGCCGAGGACGTCTACGGTCTCGACGTCGACAACGTCGAGGAATACCCGAGCGCCTTCGATATCGATGCGCTCTTCGAGGAGTTCAACGAGTACGGTCGCCGGATCGAACGGGAAGACATGGCCGTCAACGCCGGCGCGTTCCTGTCCGAGGCGCGGGCCTCGGGCAAGTCCCTCATGCTGGAGGGGGCCCAGGGGACGATCATCGACATCGATCACGGGAACTATCCGTTCGTCACCTCCTCGAACCCGACCGCGGGCGGCGCAACGGTCGGCACCGGGCTCAGCCCCGGCGTCATCGGCGACGGCGAGGTCGTCGGCATCGTCAAGGCCTATCTCACGCGGGTTGGCAGCGGGCCACTCCCCACGGAACTGGGCGGCGTGCCCGGTGACACGCCGGGCTACGACGGCGACCCCGAGAACCCGCGGACCGAAGCTGAGGAACTCGCGACGTACATCCGCGACGCGGGCGACGAGTACGGGACCGTCACCGGCCGACCACGCCGGGTCGGCTGGCTCGACATGCCGATGCTTCGCCACGCCACCCGTGCCAGCGGTTTCACCGGGCTGGCGGTCAATCACGTCGACACCCTCGCCGGGCTGGACGAACTCGAGGTAGCCGAGGCCTACGAACTCGACGGCGAGCGTCTCGAGACGATGCCGCCGACCACCGAGCGATGGGCCGACTGCGAGCCCGTCTTCCGGACCTTCGACGGCTGGGGCGAGCAGGACTGGGAAGCAGTCGCTGCCGAGGGCTACGACGCGCTCCCGGCGGACGCTCGTACCTATCTGGAATACATGAGCGACGAACTCGATGTCCCGATCTACGCGATCGGCGTCGGCCCGTCGCGTGAGGACACGATCGTTCGCGAGACGCCGTACTGA
- a CDS encoding molybdopterin synthase, whose product MQVIGVTGPSNAGKTTLVEALVERLSERGTVGTVKHVDCEPTLDTDGKDTARHRAAGADRTYGIADGSWFGTGESRTLDDALEALSTDCAYAIVEGYADIDLPQIVLGHADADGMLAAASAADVDLEDAVEVIESVDPYETLSSLVAEVKRSPDADRAGAIATFTGRVRRKDSPDDEPTEYLEFERYDEVATDQMATIQEELRARDGVFDVRLHHRTGVVEAGEDVVYVVVLAGHRKEAFRTVEDGIDRIKAEVPLFKKEVTVSEEFWAHER is encoded by the coding sequence ATGCAGGTCATCGGGGTGACCGGCCCGTCGAACGCGGGAAAGACGACACTTGTCGAGGCCCTCGTCGAACGGTTGAGCGAGCGCGGCACAGTCGGGACAGTCAAGCACGTCGACTGCGAACCGACGCTCGATACCGACGGGAAAGACACCGCCCGCCATCGGGCAGCCGGTGCCGACCGGACGTACGGAATCGCCGACGGATCGTGGTTTGGGACCGGCGAGTCACGGACGCTGGATGACGCACTCGAGGCCCTCTCGACCGACTGTGCGTATGCCATCGTCGAAGGATACGCGGATATTGATCTCCCGCAGATCGTACTGGGCCATGCGGATGCTGACGGGATGCTGGCGGCAGCAAGCGCCGCGGATGTCGACCTCGAAGATGCAGTCGAGGTGATCGAGTCCGTCGATCCCTACGAGACGTTGTCGTCGCTGGTTGCCGAGGTCAAACGGTCCCCGGACGCCGACCGAGCCGGTGCAATCGCGACGTTCACTGGCCGCGTCCGCCGGAAGGATAGTCCGGACGACGAACCGACGGAGTATCTCGAATTCGAGCGCTACGACGAGGTCGCGACCGACCAGATGGCGACGATCCAGGAGGAACTGCGAGCACGGGACGGTGTTTTCGACGTTCGACTCCACCACCGAACCGGCGTCGTCGAGGCGGGCGAGGATGTCGTGTACGTCGTCGTGCTCGCGGGTCACCGCAAAGAGGCGTTCAGGACCGTCGAGGACGGCATCGACCGCATCAAAGCGGAAGTTCCGCTGTTCAAGAAGGAAGTCACCGTTTCCGAGGAGTTCTGGGCCCACGAGCGATGA
- a CDS encoding DUF7520 family protein — MSTSSPIRGRRVVLGVYLGVVVIAGLMGAILGATRPDVVEPELFGVIALPGTTLGMAIYGMVTIGLALGVLLVAVSYVAARFDSHDPAKK; from the coding sequence GTGTCGACTTCCAGTCCGATCCGTGGCCGTCGTGTTGTCCTCGGCGTCTACCTTGGCGTCGTCGTGATCGCCGGGCTGATGGGTGCGATCCTGGGCGCAACGAGACCGGATGTCGTCGAGCCAGAGCTGTTCGGCGTCATCGCGCTCCCTGGGACAACCCTGGGAATGGCCATCTACGGCATGGTCACGATCGGCCTCGCACTCGGCGTGCTGCTGGTCGCCGTCTCGTACGTCGCTGCCCGCTTCGACTCCCACGATCCTGCAAAGAAGTGA
- a CDS encoding MogA/MoaB family molybdenum cofactor biosynthesis protein: MGDHHHHDRRAVDVAVLTISTSRSLDGDDSGDAIVAAIEDAGHTVTARDLVGDEIGVIRERVETFADREDVDVISTTGGTGVTDDDVTIEALRPLFERELPGFGERFRARSVEEAGPHAMLTRATAGIVDDVPVFCLPGSESAAAFGTAELVTPMLGHLVGLLSEPE, translated from the coding sequence ATGGGCGATCATCACCACCACGATCGGCGTGCGGTCGACGTCGCTGTCCTGACGATCTCGACGAGTCGATCACTCGACGGTGACGACAGCGGCGACGCGATCGTCGCCGCGATCGAAGACGCTGGTCACACTGTCACGGCACGTGATCTGGTTGGAGACGAGATCGGAGTCATCCGCGAACGCGTCGAGACCTTCGCCGACCGCGAAGACGTGGATGTGATCAGTACCACCGGCGGCACGGGCGTTACGGACGATGACGTGACCATCGAGGCACTCAGGCCGCTGTTCGAACGGGAACTGCCGGGGTTCGGCGAACGGTTCAGGGCGCGGTCAGTCGAGGAGGCGGGCCCACACGCGATGTTGACCCGTGCGACCGCCGGAATCGTCGACGACGTTCCCGTCTTTTGTCTCCCCGGGAGCGAGTCCGCGGCGGCGTTCGGGACGGCCGAACTCGTCACGCCGATGCTAGGTCATCTCGTCGGTCTGCTGTCCGAACCGGAGTAG